In Lacrimispora indolis DSM 755, a genomic segment contains:
- a CDS encoding C40 family peptidase, which produces MINKAWKTLGLMAFCGAMIIADPSDVRADEISGPGLSYGNYMVTVDADNVTISKDEAGQEALMTASKGSSFEVVEDMGDGKIKVKINDTYGFLPAEGNATISSTDEETLAALEVKTQAQVAVDFRQSIVNYALQFVGGRYSYGGSDPHTGVDCSGFTRYVMQHAAGLTINRSSGGQASQGRAVGADQMRPGDLIFYGSGSSINHVAMYIGNGQVVHSSTYSTGIKTSPWNYRAPVKIVNVLGD; this is translated from the coding sequence ATGATAAACAAAGCATGGAAAACGTTAGGCCTTATGGCTTTTTGCGGAGCAATGATAATTGCAGATCCTTCAGATGTAAGAGCAGATGAAATTTCAGGTCCAGGACTCAGTTATGGGAACTATATGGTGACCGTTGATGCAGATAATGTAACGATCAGCAAGGATGAAGCTGGTCAGGAAGCGTTGATGACCGCTTCCAAAGGATCTTCCTTTGAAGTTGTAGAGGATATGGGCGACGGAAAAATTAAGGTCAAGATCAATGATACATATGGCTTTCTGCCAGCAGAGGGGAATGCCACCATATCATCGACAGATGAGGAAACACTGGCAGCCCTGGAGGTAAAAACTCAGGCACAGGTGGCAGTGGATTTCAGACAAAGCATTGTTAATTACGCACTTCAGTTTGTAGGCGGGCGTTATTCCTATGGCGGCAGCGACCCGCACACCGGAGTAGACTGTTCCGGATTTACCAGATATGTGATGCAGCACGCAGCGGGCCTTACCATAAACCGTTCATCAGGGGGACAGGCTTCTCAGGGAAGGGCAGTTGGCGCTGACCAGATGCGTCCCGGCGATTTGATCTTTTATGGTAGCGGATCTTCCATAAATCATGTTGCCATGTATATCGGCAATGGACAAGTAGTTCATTCATCAACTTACAGTACAGGCATTAAGACTTCTCCGTGGAACTATCGGGCGCCTGTAAAAATCGTCAATGTTCTTGGCGATTAA
- a CDS encoding metallophosphoesterase family protein: MKVLIVSDTHRKDESLKKIIAETKPLDMLIHLGDSEGSEEKIAGWIPAGCELQMVLGNNDFFSDLDREREVKIGKYRALLTHGHYYNVSLGVERLEQEAADRGLDMAMYGHTHKPFYEVHNGITILNPGSLSYPRQEGRKPSYMIMEIDEQGEAHFTLKFLDK, encoded by the coding sequence ATGAAAGTACTGATTGTCAGTGATACGCACCGCAAAGATGAAAGTTTAAAGAAAATCATTGCAGAGACTAAGCCGCTTGACATGCTGATCCATCTGGGAGATTCGGAAGGCAGTGAAGAAAAGATAGCTGGCTGGATTCCCGCTGGCTGTGAGCTTCAGATGGTCCTTGGAAACAATGATTTTTTCTCGGATCTGGACCGGGAAAGGGAAGTAAAGATAGGGAAATACCGGGCTTTACTGACCCATGGGCATTATTATAATGTGTCTCTTGGGGTGGAGCGCCTGGAGCAGGAGGCGGCGGATAGAGGTCTTGACATGGCTATGTACGGCCATACCCACAAGCCTTTTTATGAGGTACATAATGGGATCACGATTTTAAATCCGGGCAGCCTTTCTTATCCGCGGCAGGAAGGCAGAAAGCCATCCTACATGATTATGGAGATCGATGAGCAGGGGGAGGCTCATTTTACCCTGAAATTTCTGGACAAATAG
- a CDS encoding AraC family transcriptional regulator: protein MEKTIFSEIMEGITMDRVVRDQEYSMPMKHFHDTYELYFLLEGERHYFIEKQTYYVKTGDVVLINREQVHKTSQAGSKKHDRILLQLSGRVLEPWLKSAGLYSLERIFDDYYGVTRLTEKEWDEIKELLLGISEEMIHRRERYEVMVRLKLSQILLMVCRSRKKNLLKEMPQTVQTAKHGKVHEVAEYLTLHCETGESLEELSESFFISKSYLSRIFREVTGFSVNEYRNLARVRKARELLAGSGYSITEISEILGFESVTYFERVFKKHTDMTPLKYRKDAGGVH, encoded by the coding sequence ATGGAAAAAACCATATTTTCAGAAATCATGGAAGGAATTACAATGGACCGGGTGGTCAGGGATCAGGAATATTCCATGCCAATGAAGCATTTTCACGACACCTATGAGCTTTATTTTCTCCTGGAAGGAGAGCGCCATTATTTTATAGAGAAACAAACCTATTATGTGAAAACAGGGGATGTGGTCCTGATAAACCGGGAACAGGTTCATAAGACAAGCCAGGCGGGAAGTAAAAAGCATGACAGGATCCTTCTCCAGCTAAGCGGGAGAGTTTTGGAGCCATGGCTTAAGAGTGCAGGGCTGTATTCCCTTGAGAGGATATTTGACGATTATTATGGGGTGACCAGGCTTACTGAAAAAGAATGGGATGAGATAAAAGAGCTTTTGCTGGGGATTTCAGAGGAAATGATCCACAGGAGGGAGAGGTATGAGGTGATGGTAAGGCTGAAGCTCTCCCAGATTTTACTGATGGTCTGCCGCAGCAGGAAGAAAAACCTGCTTAAAGAAATGCCTCAGACGGTGCAGACCGCAAAGCATGGAAAGGTCCACGAAGTGGCGGAATATTTGACTCTCCACTGCGAGACAGGGGAGAGTCTGGAGGAGCTTTCAGAAAGCTTTTTCATCAGCAAATCCTATTTAAGCAGAATATTCCGGGAGGTCACCGGATTTTCCGTAAATGAATACCGGAACCTGGCCAGAGTGAGAAAGGCGAGAGAGCTTCTGGCAGGCAGCGGGTATTCTATTACGGAAATATCGGAGATTCTTGGATTTGAAAGCGTTACCTATTTTGAACGGGTATTTAAAAAGCATACGGATATGACGCCTCTGAAATATAGAAAGGATGCGGGTGGAGTCCATTGA
- a CDS encoding lectin like domain-containing protein, whose amino-acid sequence MKNKRWFSLLLIIACFAAGFRISGEEAHPVNGTGQNYLKESESGETHGRTESRKEEILDGKLPSSYDGRKEGRVPSVKNQGSIGTCWAFASLQALEAGLLPEESHDFSEDHMSLNNGFCIPQEEGGEYTMSMAYLLSWRGPVSEADDPYGDGISPDGLKAEKHVQEIQILPEKDYEKIKRAVLMYGGVQSSLYTSLTGEDSRSVSYNEEEFAYCYIGPELPNHDSVIIGWDDAYSKENFREDVQGNGAFICMNSWGDGFGDQGYFYVSYYDSNIGRNNIVYTLVEDTDNYDHIYQSDLRGWVGQLGYGEDTLWLSNVYEAGTLESLAAAGFYATGPGSSYEVYVVRHAGEESDIVEGRDFDRKILLAKGSFDYGGYYTVPLMGNQQEDLRLTPGERFAVIVKITTPDAVHPAAIEYDAGDGRTFVNISDGEGYISANGSAWERAESQNCNLCLKAYTKDR is encoded by the coding sequence TTGAAGAATAAAAGATGGTTTTCCCTACTTCTGATAATCGCCTGTTTTGCAGCAGGATTCCGGATTTCCGGTGAGGAAGCGCATCCGGTAAACGGAACAGGCCAAAACTACTTGAAGGAGTCAGAAAGCGGGGAGACACATGGCCGGACAGAGTCCCGGAAAGAGGAAATTTTAGACGGAAAGCTCCCGTCTTCCTATGACGGGAGAAAGGAAGGCCGGGTTCCTTCTGTGAAAAATCAGGGTTCCATTGGCACCTGCTGGGCCTTTGCATCGCTCCAGGCCCTGGAAGCCGGGCTTCTGCCTGAGGAAAGTCATGATTTTTCGGAAGACCATATGTCCTTAAATAATGGCTTTTGTATTCCCCAGGAAGAGGGCGGGGAATACACCATGTCCATGGCCTATCTGCTGTCCTGGAGAGGCCCTGTATCAGAAGCAGATGATCCTTACGGTGACGGCATTTCGCCGGATGGCTTAAAAGCAGAAAAGCACGTTCAGGAGATTCAAATCCTTCCTGAGAAGGATTATGAGAAGATCAAGAGGGCTGTTTTAATGTATGGCGGGGTGCAAAGCTCCCTTTATACTTCCCTGACCGGCGAAGACAGCCGGTCTGTTTCCTACAATGAGGAGGAGTTTGCCTACTGCTACATAGGCCCGGAGCTTCCCAACCATGATTCCGTGATCATTGGCTGGGATGATGCGTATTCTAAGGAAAACTTTCGTGAGGATGTTCAGGGAAATGGGGCATTTATCTGCATGAACAGCTGGGGAGACGGATTCGGGGACCAGGGATATTTTTATGTCTCCTATTATGATTCCAATATCGGAAGGAATAATATTGTTTATACCCTTGTGGAAGATACAGATAATTATGACCATATTTATCAGTCGGATTTAAGAGGCTGGGTAGGCCAGTTAGGATATGGGGAAGATACCCTGTGGCTTTCCAATGTATACGAAGCAGGGACTCTTGAAAGTCTTGCAGCGGCAGGCTTCTATGCCACGGGCCCCGGAAGCTCCTATGAGGTTTATGTAGTACGTCATGCAGGGGAAGAATCTGATATTGTGGAAGGCCGGGATTTCGACCGGAAAATTCTCCTGGCTAAGGGGAGCTTTGATTATGGAGGATATTATACGGTTCCGCTTATGGGAAATCAGCAGGAGGATCTTAGGCTCACTCCTGGGGAACGGTTTGCGGTGATCGTTAAAATCACCACCCCGGATGCGGTCCATCCCGCGGCCATTGAGTATGATGCAGGGGACGGCCGTACGTTTGTTAATATCTCAGACGGGGAAGGTTATATCAGCGCCAATGGCAGTGCATGGGAACGTGCTGAGAGCCAGAACTGCAACTTATGCTTAAAGGCTTACACAAAAGACCGGTAA
- a CDS encoding DUF1700 domain-containing protein, which produces MSRQEFLQRLRETLSGEVPGSVIEENIRYYEEYITTEVRNGSTEEAVIASIGDPRLIARTILEASENAKDSGSGRTYYESYSNADQDVYEDPGNFGRHMHYIDLNKWYWKLLGVAVLILFFFLIAGIVTGIFSLLMPIMGPLLLVFLIVWIVRGTKR; this is translated from the coding sequence ATGAGCAGACAGGAGTTTTTACAGCGCTTGAGGGAGACTTTATCAGGTGAAGTTCCTGGGAGCGTGATCGAAGAAAATATCAGGTATTATGAAGAATACATCACCACGGAAGTGAGAAATGGTTCTACGGAAGAGGCGGTAATAGCCTCTATCGGCGATCCAAGGCTGATTGCCAGGACGATTTTAGAAGCCAGCGAAAATGCAAAGGACAGCGGATCAGGCAGAACTTACTATGAATCCTATTCCAACGCAGATCAGGATGTGTATGAGGATCCGGGTAATTTCGGACGCCATATGCATTACATTGACTTGAATAAATGGTACTGGAAGCTTTTGGGAGTCGCGGTACTTATCTTGTTTTTCTTTTTGATCGCCGGCATTGTGACAGGGATTTTCAGCCTTCTGATGCCTATTATGGGCCCCTTGCTTTTGGTATTTCTCATTGTCTGGATCGTAAGAGGAACGAAACGATAA
- a CDS encoding C40 family peptidase, which yields MKNKMWKAMGFLGLLASLSWVSPAEAKAAEIAVETSTTLYAKMDMPVSVREAANTAGTVLSQAGEGQTYEVVESPKDGWIKIKTPSGDGYIQSSSATLIEKNQEKVDKSVLQRQQIVDYALQFVGGRYVYGGVNPKTGVDCSGFTRYVLANTAGVNLSHSSKSQSREGRSLSYEEARAGDLVFYGKNGSINHVALYMGDGRVVHASTEKTGIIVTNVMYRKPVKFVRVLN from the coding sequence ATGAAAAATAAAATGTGGAAGGCAATGGGGTTTTTAGGGCTTTTAGCGAGCTTAAGCTGGGTTTCCCCTGCAGAGGCGAAAGCAGCGGAGATCGCTGTTGAAACCAGCACGACACTTTATGCAAAGATGGACATGCCTGTATCTGTCAGGGAAGCTGCAAATACGGCAGGAACAGTACTTTCCCAGGCCGGGGAGGGCCAGACTTATGAAGTGGTGGAATCTCCCAAGGATGGCTGGATTAAAATAAAGACTCCCTCAGGAGATGGATACATACAAAGCAGTTCTGCGACACTGATTGAAAAAAACCAGGAAAAGGTGGACAAGTCTGTTCTTCAGCGCCAGCAGATCGTGGATTATGCCCTTCAGTTTGTGGGCGGACGCTATGTCTACGGAGGAGTCAATCCCAAAACAGGAGTGGATTGTTCCGGTTTTACCAGATATGTGCTTGCGAATACGGCCGGTGTCAATTTAAGCCACAGTTCAAAGTCGCAGTCAAGGGAGGGCCGCAGTTTGAGCTACGAGGAAGCCCGGGCAGGTGATCTGGTATTTTATGGAAAAAATGGATCCATTAACCATGTTGCCCTTTATATGGGAGACGGCCGGGTAGTCCACGCTTCCACAGAAAAGACCGGAATTATCGTAACAAACGTCATGTATCGCAAACCTGTGAAATTTGTCCGGGTTTTAAACTAA
- a CDS encoding alpha-glucosidase/alpha-galactosidase, with protein MKYANNKVSDINIAYIGGGSRGWAWTFMTDLSMDDSLSGTIRLYDIDEAAAKNNENIGNKLTSREDTTGKWNYITASSLEDALTGCDFIVISILPGTFDEMDSDVHLPERLGIYQSVGDTAGPGGMIRALRTIPMFVTIAEAVKKYAPDAWVINYTNPMSLCVKTLYHVFPRIKAFGCCHEVFGTQKVLKGICEETFGFEHVDRRDIHVNVLGINHFTWFDQASYKGIDLFPVYRDYIDAHYEEGYNEPDKNWANNSFECAHRVKFDLFRRYGLIAAAGDRHLAEFMPGTDYLKDPETVKSWKFGLTTVAWRKEDLKNRLAKSHRLVSGEEEIDLKPSGEEGILLIKAICGLERTVSNVNIPNSFLQIPNLPADAVVETNALFSRDSIKPVVAGSIPENVLELIMPHIANHQRILEAALTYDRSLVYEAFLSDPLVKGRAGEKEIKKLADDMIENTMAYLPEGWK; from the coding sequence ATGAAATACGCAAACAACAAAGTCAGCGATATTAATATCGCCTACATCGGCGGCGGCTCCAGAGGCTGGGCCTGGACCTTTATGACGGATCTTTCCATGGATGATTCTTTAAGCGGGACCATCCGTTTGTATGACATTGACGAGGCAGCCGCAAAAAACAATGAGAACATTGGCAATAAACTGACAAGCAGGGAAGATACCACCGGAAAATGGAATTACATTACCGCATCTTCCTTAGAGGATGCCCTGACAGGCTGTGATTTTATAGTCATCTCCATACTCCCCGGAACCTTTGATGAAATGGATTCCGATGTCCACCTTCCGGAGAGGCTTGGTATCTACCAGTCCGTAGGCGATACCGCTGGACCGGGAGGAATGATCCGCGCCCTCCGCACCATTCCCATGTTCGTAACCATCGCTGAAGCAGTTAAAAAATACGCTCCCGATGCCTGGGTCATCAACTACACGAATCCCATGTCCTTGTGTGTGAAGACTCTTTATCATGTATTCCCCCGGATCAAGGCTTTTGGCTGCTGCCATGAGGTGTTCGGCACCCAGAAAGTTTTAAAGGGAATCTGTGAAGAAACCTTTGGTTTTGAACATGTGGACCGCCGCGACATCCATGTAAACGTTCTGGGAATCAACCATTTCACCTGGTTTGACCAGGCTTCCTACAAGGGAATCGACTTGTTCCCTGTTTACCGTGATTACATTGATGCCCATTATGAGGAAGGTTACAATGAGCCTGACAAGAACTGGGCAAACAACAGCTTTGAATGCGCCCACAGAGTAAAATTTGATCTTTTCCGCCGCTATGGCCTGATTGCTGCTGCCGGTGACCGCCACCTTGCAGAATTTATGCCCGGAACCGATTACTTAAAAGACCCTGAAACCGTAAAGAGCTGGAAATTCGGCCTCACCACCGTTGCCTGGAGAAAAGAGGATTTGAAAAACCGTTTGGCAAAGAGCCACCGTCTTGTAAGCGGAGAAGAGGAAATTGATTTAAAGCCGTCGGGAGAAGAAGGGATCCTGCTCATCAAAGCCATATGCGGCCTTGAAAGGACCGTCAGCAATGTCAATATCCCTAATTCCTTCTTACAGATTCCAAACCTGCCCGCAGACGCTGTTGTTGAGACCAACGCCCTGTTCAGCAGGGACAGCATTAAGCCTGTTGTAGCAGGCTCCATACCAGAAAATGTTCTTGAACTGATCATGCCTCACATTGCCAACCATCAGCGTATTCTGGAGGCTGCCCTCACTTATGACCGCTCCCTGGTATATGAAGCGTTCTTAAGCGATCCTCTGGTAAAAGGACGCGCAGGGGAAAAAGAGATCAAAAAGCTGGCAGACGACATGATAGAAAACACCATGGCTTATTTGCCGGAAGGCTGGAAATAA
- a CDS encoding glycoside hydrolase family 88/105 protein has protein sequence MTNEQLLEKIHLVVEKLMNLGGYDYDKDKTVSSTDTKKGLIQRDFGIEEWDWPQGVGLYGLYKLQEFYGDERYLPFFEKWYSGHRKKGLPSKNINTTAPFLPLSFLYGSLGNPVEFYDLCVQRADWLINDLPKTQDNGFQHVTSAIGNRDGVSLNDGQIWVDTLFMSILFLNNMGYISKNALWKDEALHQFLVHIKYLFDKQTGLFHHGFSFERMDNFGGIFWCRGNSWFTYGIMEYLDTCGDDLNEGVRAFLTDTFKSQAAALLRLQSVSGLWHTVLTDASSYDEVSGSAAIAAGLLRGVKSGILDSRYKAAADRAIDAICANISEDGTVLNVSAGTGIGMNSDHYKNISLMPMAYGQALTLTALYEALQKE, from the coding sequence ATGACAAACGAACAGCTGCTTGAAAAAATCCATCTGGTTGTGGAGAAACTGATGAATCTTGGAGGATATGACTACGATAAAGACAAGACCGTCAGCAGCACTGACACAAAAAAGGGACTCATCCAAAGGGATTTCGGAATAGAGGAATGGGACTGGCCCCAGGGTGTGGGGCTGTACGGCTTATATAAGCTCCAGGAGTTTTACGGAGACGAAAGGTATCTTCCCTTCTTTGAGAAATGGTACAGCGGCCACCGGAAAAAAGGACTTCCCTCCAAAAATATTAACACCACAGCACCCTTTCTTCCCCTGTCCTTTTTATATGGAAGTCTTGGCAATCCGGTAGAATTTTATGATCTGTGCGTCCAGAGGGCGGACTGGCTCATCAATGACCTTCCAAAAACTCAGGACAACGGATTCCAGCACGTGACCAGCGCCATTGGAAACCGGGATGGAGTGAGCTTAAATGACGGGCAGATCTGGGTTGATACTCTGTTTATGTCCATACTTTTCTTAAACAATATGGGATACATATCCAAAAATGCTCTTTGGAAGGACGAAGCCCTTCACCAGTTTCTGGTCCATATTAAATATCTTTTTGATAAGCAGACCGGCCTCTTCCATCACGGCTTCAGCTTTGAGCGCATGGATAATTTCGGAGGCATCTTCTGGTGCAGAGGAAACTCCTGGTTTACCTACGGCATCATGGAATACTTAGATACCTGCGGGGACGATTTAAACGAAGGGGTGAGGGCCTTCTTAACAGACACCTTCAAATCCCAGGCAGCCGCCCTTTTACGCCTCCAGTCGGTCTCCGGACTGTGGCACACCGTTCTCACCGACGCCTCCAGCTATGATGAAGTCTCCGGCTCCGCAGCCATTGCCGCAGGGCTTTTAAGGGGTGTGAAATCAGGGATCCTTGACAGTAGGTATAAGGCAGCAGCTGACCGGGCCATTGACGCCATCTGTGCCAATATTTCTGAGGATGGAACCGTATTAAACGTGTCAGCAGGAACCGGAATCGGCATGAATTCCGATCATTATAAGAACATCTCCCTTATGCCCATGGCCTACGGACAAGCCCTTACCCTGACTGCTTTATACGAGGCTCTGCAAAAGGAATGA
- a CDS encoding THUMP domain-containing class I SAM-dependent RNA methyltransferase, giving the protein MKKTFELIAPCHFGMEAVLKREIIDLGYDIASVEDGRVTFVGDDEAICRANVFLRTAERVLLKVGSFHGESFEELFQGTRAICWEDYIPQDGKFWVAKASSIKSKLFSPSDIQSIMKKAMVERLKGAYGVEWFPETGSSYPLRVFLHKDQVTVGIDTTGDSLHKRGYRTLTSKAPITETLAAALIMLTPWNKDRILVDPFCGSGTFVIEAAMMAANMAPGMNRSFLAEEWKNLIPRKCWYETMDEAGDLVDTDVKVDIQGYDIDGEIVKAARANAESAGVDHMIHFQQRPLAALSHPKKYGFIITNPPYGERIEDKKNLPELYRQIGERYKVLDAWSLYMITAYEEAEKYIGRKADKNRKIYNGMMKTYFYQFMGPKPPKRKVGDSVEE; this is encoded by the coding sequence GTGAAAAAAACATTTGAGTTGATTGCACCCTGTCACTTTGGCATGGAAGCAGTCTTAAAAAGAGAAATTATTGATCTGGGTTATGATATTGCATCGGTAGAAGACGGAAGAGTCACCTTTGTCGGAGATGATGAGGCGATCTGCCGGGCCAATGTGTTTCTGCGTACGGCAGAAAGGGTTTTGTTGAAGGTGGGAAGCTTTCACGGGGAATCCTTTGAAGAACTTTTTCAGGGAACCAGGGCGATCTGCTGGGAGGATTATATCCCTCAGGATGGAAAATTCTGGGTCGCAAAGGCTTCTTCCATAAAAAGTAAATTGTTCAGCCCCTCTGATATCCAATCCATCATGAAAAAGGCCATGGTGGAGCGGTTAAAAGGGGCTTATGGTGTTGAATGGTTTCCGGAGACTGGAAGCAGCTATCCTTTACGGGTATTCCTCCACAAGGATCAGGTGACTGTTGGAATTGATACCACAGGAGATTCCCTCCACAAGAGAGGGTACCGTACATTAACCAGTAAAGCGCCTATTACGGAGACCCTTGCTGCTGCCCTTATTATGCTGACCCCCTGGAACAAGGACAGAATTCTGGTAGATCCTTTCTGCGGAAGCGGGACATTTGTGATTGAGGCGGCCATGATGGCAGCCAATATGGCTCCCGGCATGAACCGTTCCTTTCTTGCGGAGGAGTGGAAAAACCTGATTCCAAGAAAGTGCTGGTATGAAACCATGGATGAGGCAGGCGATCTTGTGGATACCGATGTCAAAGTGGACATACAGGGGTATGATATAGACGGTGAGATCGTAAAGGCTGCCAGAGCCAATGCAGAGTCAGCGGGAGTGGACCATATGATCCATTTCCAGCAAAGACCCCTTGCCGCTTTAAGCCATCCTAAAAAATACGGTTTTATCATTACAAATCCGCCTTATGGGGAACGAATTGAAGATAAGAAGAACTTACCGGAGCTTTATCGGCAGATCGGGGAACGGTATAAGGTCCTTGATGCCTGGTCCCTGTACATGATCACAGCCTATGAGGAGGCGGAGAAGTACATCGGCAGAAAGGCAGATAAGAACCGGAAGATTTATAATGGTATGATGAAAACCTATTTCTATCAGTTCATGGGGCCAAAGCCCCCAAAAAGAAAAGTGGGAGATTCGGTTGAAGAATAA
- the yfcE gene encoding phosphodiesterase — MRYMIASDIHGSAYFCRKLLDAYKTSGAGRLILLGDILYHGPRNDLPREYAPKEVISMLNECKDQIYCVRGNCDTEVDQMVLEFPILGDYALLAVHGLTIYATHGHIYNKENLPPIQKGDILLHGHTHILTAERFGDITILNPGSVSIPKGGNPPTYGMLEDKIFRIMDFDGNVIKEMNLGE; from the coding sequence ATGAGATATATGATTGCTTCCGACATTCATGGTTCTGCCTATTTTTGCAGGAAGCTGTTAGATGCATATAAAACTTCCGGAGCAGGCAGGCTGATCCTGTTAGGAGATATTCTTTATCATGGCCCAAGAAATGATCTTCCAAGAGAATATGCTCCTAAAGAGGTGATTTCCATGTTAAATGAGTGCAAGGACCAGATCTATTGTGTGCGGGGAAACTGTGACACTGAAGTGGATCAGATGGTGCTTGAATTTCCTATCCTTGGGGATTATGCCCTGCTTGCTGTCCATGGGCTGACAATTTATGCCACTCATGGGCATATTTACAATAAGGAGAATTTGCCCCCAATACAAAAAGGTGATATCCTGCTTCATGGGCATACTCATATCCTGACTGCAGAGCGCTTTGGTGATATTACCATATTAAATCCAGGTTCCGTGTCCATTCCAAAGGGCGGCAATCCTCCTACTTATGGAATGCTGGAGGATAAAATATTCCGCATTATGGACTTTGACGGGAATGTGATAAAAGAAATGAACTTAGGAGAATAA
- a CDS encoding rhodanese-like domain-containing protein, which translates to MFRTIPIWEVDHYINYNNNIMIIDLRSETSYRQSHIRGAVNLPYEDMDQWVSSLPKDKLLIFYCSRGGQSMIVCRNLEQAGYNVVNIANGIAYYRGKYMVRG; encoded by the coding sequence ATGTTCAGGACCATTCCGATTTGGGAAGTCGATCATTATATCAATTATAACAACAACATTATGATTATAGATCTTCGCAGTGAGACGTCCTATAGGCAATCCCATATTAGGGGAGCAGTGAATCTGCCATATGAAGATATGGATCAATGGGTGAGCAGTTTGCCAAAGGATAAACTTTTGATATTTTACTGTTCCAGGGGCGGACAAAGCATGATCGTCTGCAGAAATCTGGAGCAGGCCGGATACAATGTGGTCAATATAGCCAATGGAATTGCGTATTACAGAGGAAAATATATGGTTCGCGGATAG
- the rdgB gene encoding RdgB/HAM1 family non-canonical purine NTP pyrophosphatase yields the protein MNDKKIVFATGNDGKMREIREILKDLGMEVLSMKEAGVTLDIVEDGNTFGDNAELKARAVWKETGGIVLADDSGLVVDCLNGEPGILSARYMGEDTSYEIKNQNILDRASHAKGSERSARFICNIAAVLPDGQVLHTEESMEGLLADRPAGEEGFGYDPILYIPEFGATSAQLTLDQKNKISHRGKALEAMKGRLIEIFTGGENHESTDCQ from the coding sequence ATGAACGATAAAAAGATCGTATTTGCCACAGGGAATGATGGGAAAATGCGGGAGATCAGGGAGATCCTTAAGGACCTGGGAATGGAAGTCCTCTCCATGAAAGAGGCCGGAGTAACCTTGGATATTGTGGAAGACGGAAATACATTTGGGGATAACGCCGAGCTAAAAGCCAGGGCAGTGTGGAAAGAAACCGGAGGGATCGTGCTTGCGGATGATTCCGGCCTGGTTGTGGACTGCTTAAACGGGGAGCCTGGAATCCTTTCTGCCAGATATATGGGGGAGGATACCTCCTATGAAATTAAGAATCAGAATATCCTTGACAGAGCCTCTCACGCAAAGGGCAGTGAAAGAAGCGCCCGTTTTATTTGCAATATCGCTGCGGTGCTTCCTGATGGACAGGTGCTTCATACGGAAGAGTCCATGGAAGGGCTGCTGGCTGATCGGCCTGCCGGAGAGGAGGGCTTTGGTTATGATCCTATCCTCTATATACCGGAATTCGGAGCAACCAGCGCCCAGCTTACCCTGGATCAGAAGAATAAGATCAGCCACCGGGGAAAGGCTTTGGAGGCCATGAAGGGCCGGCTTATAGAAATTTTTACAGGAGGGGAGAATCATGAAAGTACTGATTGTCAGTGA